In the Populus trichocarpa isolate Nisqually-1 chromosome 1, P.trichocarpa_v4.1, whole genome shotgun sequence genome, one interval contains:
- the LOC18094002 gene encoding potassium transporter 10 yields the protein MATGGKSNEEIDYESRIWVLDQNLDQPMDAEAEKLRNKYQDKKFSRLLLMQLAFQSLGVVYGDLGTSPLYVFYNTFPDGIEDPEDLIGALSLIIYSLTLIPLLKYVLIVCRANDNGQGGTFALYSLLCRHAKVKTIPNQDHTDEQLTTYSRSTFHEKSFAGKTKRWLEEHPFRKNALLVLVLVGSSMVIGDGILTPAISVLSAVQGIKLDHPKMSSDVVVLVAVVILVGLFSMQHHGVDRVSWLFAPIVLLWFLLIGGIGLFNIWKYDTGVLKAISPVYIYRYFRRGGRDSWLSLGGIMLSITGTEALFADLSHFPVPSIQIAFTTVVFPCLLLAYSGQAAYLMKNTNHVVDAFYSSIPDSIYWPVLLVATAAAVVASQATICATFSLIKQALALGCFPRVKIIHTSKRFLNHIYIPDINWILMILCVSVTAGFKNQSQIGNASGTAVVIVMLVTTLLMILVMLLIWRCHWILVLIFTGLSLVVEGTYFSSVLCKVNQGGWVPLVIALAFFIIMYVWHYGTKKRYEFEVHSKVSMAWILGLGPSLGLVRVPGIGLVYTELARGVPHIFSHFITNLPAIHSIVVFVCVKFLPVHTVPEGERFLVKRIGPINFRMFRCVVRYGYKDLHKRDESFEKKLFEGLYTFVRLESMMDGCSDSDDYSICDQETEQPNDVPLNHSSNTMPLNMDGTISSGDSIVSLNGHMHNNTAVASSGLLSNPAEVNELEFLGVCRDAGVVHILGNTEILARRDSKFYKKIAIDHIYAFLRKICRQNSAALNVPHESLLNVGQIIHV from the exons ATGGCTACTGGAGGAAAGAGTAATGAAGAAATTGATTATGAAAGTAGAATCTGGGTTTTGGATCAGAATCTTGATCAACCCATGGACGCAGAAGCTGAGAAGCTTAGGAACAAGTATCAGGATAAG AAATTCTCTCGATTACTGCTTATGCAGCTTGCTTTCCAAAGCCTTGGAGTGGTCTATGGAGATTTAGGCACGTCTCCTCTGTATGTCTTCTACAATACATTTCCAGATGGAATTGAAGATCCAGAGGATTTAATTGGAGCTCTATCGTTGATCATATATTCCCTTACTCTTATCCCGCTCCTGAAGtatgttttaattgtttgtaGAGCAAATGACAATGGCCAAG GTGGGACATTTGCTCTTTATTCGCTACTATGTCGACATGCAAAAGTGAAGACTATCCCTAATCAAGATCATACAGATGAGCAGCTAACTACTTATAGTCGTTCTACTTTCCATGAGAAATCTTTTGCTGGAAAGACCAAGAGATGGTTGGAGGAACATCCCTTCAGGAAGAATGcgcttcttgttcttgttcttgttggctCTTCCATGGTAATTGGTGATGGGATTCTTACACCAGCTATATCAG TGCTGTCCGCTGTTCAAGGAATCAAGTTAGACCACCCCAAGATGAGTAGTG ATGTAGTCGTGCTTGTTGCTGTTGTCATATTAGTAGGCTTGTTCAGCATGCAGCACCATGGTGTGGATAGGGTTAGTTGGCTCTTTGCACCAATTGTGCTCCTTTGGTTTCTCTTGATTGGAGGAATTGGCTTATTCAACATTTGGAAATATGATACGGGTGTTCTGAAAGCCATTTCACCGGTGTACATATATCGTTATTTCAGAAGGGGAGGGAGAGACAGTTGGCTGTCCCTCGGAGGTATCATGCTTAGCATAACAG GAACCGAGGCCCTGTTTGCCGACCTATCTCATTTTCCTGTACCGTCTATACAGATTGCTTTCACAACAGTTGTTTTTCCCTGCCTACTTTTGGCCTATTCTGGACAAGCTGCCTACCTCATGAAGAACACAAATCATGTAGTTGATGCATTTTACAGCTCTATTCCAG ATAGCATTTATTGGCCAGTACTTCTAGTTGCAACTGCAGCTGCTGTTGTTGCAAGCCAAGCCACCATATGTGCAACTTTTTCATTAATCAAGCAGGCCCTTGCACTTGGTTGTTTTCCAAGAGTTAAAATTATACATACATCAAAAAGGTTTCTAAACCACATATATATTCCAGACATTAATTGGATCCTTATGATTCTCTGTGTTAGTGTGACAGCTGGTTTTAAGAATCAAAGCCAAATTGGAAATGCTTCTG GGACTGCAGTCGTCATAGTCATGCTGGTGACCACATTGCTTATGATTCTAGTCATGCTATTAATATGGCGCTGCCATTGGATTCTTGTCCTGATATTCACGGGTTTATCACTGGTAGTGGAGGGTACTTACTTTTCTTCTGTGCTCTGCAAGGTCAATCAAGGTGGTTGGGTTCCTCTTGTGATCGCCTTAGCATTTTTTATCATCATGTATGTGTGGCATTATGGTACCAAGAAACGTTACGAGTTTGAGGTGCACAGTAAGGTTTCAATGGCATGGATTCTGGGGCTTGGTCCCAGTTTAGGACTAGTTCGTGTCCCTGGAATCGGACTTGTATACACTGAACTAGCAAGAGGAGTACCACACATTTTTTCCCATTTCATCACAAACCTACCTGCCATCCATTCAATAGTTGTTTTTGTCTGTGTGAAGTTCCTTCCTGTCCACACAGTTCCTGAAGGAGAGAGATTCCTTGTAAAGCGAATAGGACCCATTAATTTCCGTATGTTCCGTTGTGTTGTAAGATATGGGTATAAAGACCTCCATAAAAGAGATGAAAGTTTTGAGAAAAAACTCTTCGAAGGTCTTTACACATTTGTCCGGCTTGAGTCCATGATGGACGGGTGTTCAGACTCAGATGACTACAGTATATGTGACCAGGAAACTGAGCAGCCGAATGATGTTCCTCTGAATCACTCTAGCAACACAATGCCATTGAACATGGATGGAACGATTTCATCAGGAGATTCAATCGTGTCTCTTAATGGCCATATGCATAATAACACTGCCGTCGCATCATCTGGTCTTCTAAGCAACCCAGCTGAGGTAAATGAGTTAGAATTTTTGGGTGTCTGTAGAGATGCCGGTGTTGTGCACATACTGGGGAATACAGAGATTCTGGCACGCAGGGATTCGAAGTTCTATAAGAAAATAGCAATCGATCATATATATGCTTTTCTTAGGAAGATATGCAGACAGAACAGTGCAGCTCTCAATGTTCCTCATGAAAGTCTCTTAAATGTAGGACAAATCATTCATGTATAG
- the LOC18094003 gene encoding potassium transporter 11, with protein MELSMGMTSRVEVEEDSDNNKGSMWDLDQKLDQPMDEEAGRLRNTYREKKFSALLLLRLAFQSLGVVYGDLGTSPLYVFYNTFPHGIKDSEDVIGALSLIIYSLTLIPLLKYVFIVCRANDNGQGGTFALYSLLCRHANVRTIPNQHRTDEELTTYSRSTFHEQSFAAKTKRWLERYAFRKNALLILVLVGTCMVIGDGILTPAISVLSASGGIKVNHPKLSNDVVTVVAVVILVGLFSMQHYGTDKVGWLFAPIVLLWFLLIGGIGLFNIWKYDTGVLKAFSPVYIYRYFRRGGRDGWTSLGGIMLSITGIEALFADLAHFPVLAVQIAFTVVVFPCLLLAYSGQAAYLMQNKEHVVDAFYRSIPESIYWPVFIVATAAAVVASQATISATFSIIKQALALGCFPRVKVVHTSKKFLGQIYIPDMNWILMILCICVTAGFQNQSQIGNAYGTAVVIVMLVTTLLMILVMLLVWRCHWILVMLFTGLSLVVECTYFSAVLFKVDQGGWVPLVIAAAFLVIMYVWHYGTLKRYEFEMHSKVSMAWIVGLGPSLGLVRVPGIGLVYTELASGVPHIFSHFITNLPAIHSVVVFVCVKYLPVYTVPEEERILVKRIGPKNFHMFRCVARYGYKDLHKKDEDFEKKLFDSLFLFVRLESMMEGCSDSDEYSLYGQQTERSREALINNNGNITSSFADPTISSIDSIVQIKSPSHANFTVRSSGQTSSQAEVDEREFLNNCRDAGVVHIMGNTVVRARRDSRFYKKIAVDYIYAFLRKICRENSVIFNVPHESLLNVGQIFYV; from the exons ATGGAATTGAGTATGGGAATGACTTCAAGAGTGGAGGTTGAGGAAGACAGTGACAACAATAAAGGAAGTATGTGGGATTTGGATCAGAAACTTGATCAACCCATGGATGAGGAAGCTGGAAGGCTCAGAAATACGTACAGAGAAAAG AAATTCTCAGCGCTTTTGCTTCTACGGCTTGCCTTCCAGAGTCTTGGAGTGGTTTATGGTGACTTGGGCACTTCTCCCTTGTACGTGTTCTACAATACATTCCCTCATGGAATCAAAGATTCAGAGGATGTGATTGGAGCTCTTTCATTGATCATATACTCGCTCACTCTTATCCCACTCCTTAAGTATGTCTTCATTGTGTGTAGAGCAAATGACAATGGTCAAG GTGGAACATTTGCTCTATATTCATTACTTTGTCGGCATGCTAACGTAAGAACTATTCCAAATCAACATCGGACAGATGAAGAGCTTACAACATACAGCCGTTCCACTTTCCATGAACAATCTTTTGCTGCTAAAACTAAGCGATGGTTGGAGAGATATGCATTCCGAAAGAATGCGCTTCTTATTCTTGTCCTTGTTGGCACTTGTATGGTGATTGGGGATGGGATTCTCACTCCAGCAATATCTG TTCTTTCAGCTTCTGGCGGGATCAAGGTAAACCACCCCAAACTGAGTAATG ATGTAGTCACAGTTGTTGCTGTTGTAATATTGGTGGGTTTGTTTAGCATGCAACACTATGGGACGGATAAAGTAGGCTGGCTCTTTGCCCCAATCGTGCTGCTTTGGTTTCTGTTAATTGGGGGTATCGGCCTGTTCAACATCTGGAAATATGATACTGGTGTTCTGAAAGCCTTTTCACCTGTATATATTTACCGGTATTTTAGAAGGGGAGGTAGAGATGGTTGGACCTCCCTTGGAGGGATTATGCTCAGTATAACCG GTATAGAGGCACTTTTTGCTGACCTAGCCCATTTTCCGGTTTTAGCTGTACAGATTGCTTTTACAGTAGTTGTTTTTCCTTGCCTTCTTTTAGCATATTCTGGACAAGCTGCTTATCTTATGCAAAACAAGGAACACGTGGTTGATGCATTCTATCGTTCTATACCAG AAAGTATATATTGGCCAGTGTTCATTGTTGCAACTGCAGCTGCTGTGGTCGCAAGTCAGGCTACCATATCCGCAACTTTTTCAATAATCAAGCAAGCCCTTGCACTTGGATGCTTCCCAAGAGTCAAAGTTGTACATACATCAAAAAAGTTCTTGGGCCAGATATATATTCCAGATATGAATTGGATCCTTATGATTCTTTGCATCTGTGTCACTGCTGGTTTCCAGAACCAAAGTCAAATTGGTAATGCTTATG GGACAGCAGTTGTGATAGTCATGCTGGTAACCACTTTGCTAATGATTCTAGTCATGTTATTGGTATGGCGCTGCCATTGGATTCTTGTCATGCTCTTCACTGGCTTATCACTGGTAGTAGAATGCACCTACTTCTCTGCTGTACTCTTCAAGGTTGATCAAGGTGGGTGGGTTCCCCTTGTGATTGCAGCGGCCTTTCTTGTCATCATGTATGTTTGGCATTATGGTACATTGAAACGCTACGAGTTTGAGATGCACAGTAAGGTTTCCATGGCATGGATTGTAGGGCTTGGCCCCAGTTTAGGACTGGTGAGAGTCCCCGGGATAGGACTTGTGTACACCGAGCTTGCAAGTGGGGTCCCCCACATCTTTTCTCACTTCATCACAAATCTACCTGCCATACattctgttgttgtttttgtctgTGTGAAGTACCTCCCTGTCTACACGGTCCCTGAAGAAGAGAGAATTCTTGTCAAGCGAATTGGACCAAAGAATTTTCACATGTTCCGTTGTGTTGCAAGGTATGGATATAAAGACCTTCACAAGAAAGATGAAGATTTTgagaaaaaactttttgataGCCTCTTCTTGTTTGTTCGGCTCGAGTCTATGATGGAGGGATGTTCAGACTCAGACGAGTATAGTCTATATGGTCAGCAAACTGAGCGTTCAAGAGAAGcccttattaataataatggaaATATAACCTCATCATTTGCAGATCCCACTATTTCATCCATTGACTCGATCGTGCAGATCAAGTCTCCATCACATGCAAATTTTACCGTTCGGTCGTCTGGTCAAACAAGCAGCCAGGCTGAGGTTGACGAGAGagaatttttgaataattgcaGGGATGCTGGGGTGGTGCACATAATGGGGAATACAGTGGTGAGAGCTAGGAGGGATTCAAGATTCTACAAGAAGATAGCTGTTGATTACATATATGCATTTCTTAGGAAAATTTGTAGGGAAAACAGTGTGATTTTTAATGTTCCTCATGAGAGTCTCTTGAATGTCGGACAGATATTctatgtataa